The Oreochromis aureus strain Israel breed Guangdong linkage group 7, ZZ_aureus, whole genome shotgun sequence region AGTtctttatattagtttttttttttttaaatatacatttgTAATGActatacataaaaaaataagcaaTCAAAAAGACAAACGGAGAAGCGGCCACAACATGCTCATATTGCTCTGCTCTTTAAAATGAGTGGTGTAtatttaaagaattaaaaatcCTTTTTGACCTAAATTAAAGAATACATAAACGCATGCAAAGCTGTTTTGCAAGAACAAATGAGCAGTGCTGTCCAGCAGCATCGCAGTGTTTGAATAACTTTGCAGCATCGTAGGACTGTGAGGAAAAAATACTGTTTTGGGGTGGTGGGGTTATAATAATTTGGAAAACATTATAGAAGTCGTGTTACATTttgtgatgtttaaaaaaactacaGTGAACCCTACAAGGGTGTTACAgtggtgtggtggttagcaTTATCACAGCATGAAGATCCTGGGTGCAAATCCAGCctgaggcctttctgtgtggagtttgcatcttCTCTGCAGGTACTCCAACTTCCACCGACAGTTTAAAGATGTGCACaaggttaggttaattggtgattctaaattgactgtagatgtgaatggttgtctgtcttcaTGTATTAGCCTTGTGACAGATTGGTGACCTGTCCAATGGTGTACCCTCCCTCTCGCCATGACTGCTAGGAAAAGCTCCAGTACCCATCTCCATAGTCATGAATTGGACAATTGGAAGAAAATAAGTGGATGGATGGGGAGGGGGGAAGTACAAAATTAGTATGGATCTTCTTTCAAATTCCAGTAAAGGCAGCATGTAAACATCATCCCCAGAAGCtgaaacaaaacagacacaaaGACCTCATTATTTCCAGACTCCATTAAAATAGATGTTCATATTTATCTCTGTTTTGCTCAGCAGTAAAAGCTTTTACCTGTAGAAATGCAATCCCTATACCAACTGCACCGAGAATATATAACTGACTCAAGAGGAATTCCTCTAACTTCGTGATGCAGCCTCCCTGGGAGCACAAGAAGGGGGgggaataaataataatatcttGTTATCATGTGAAATTTAGCCACACTGCGTCGATGGAGAGCTTTCTGGTTTTTACCTCCACTCTGTAGATGTTGGAGGGATGGTCCCTGCGGCCGCAGAGTTCACCTGGAGTTTTACAGCAGCTATCGGGAACAAGACGCTCGTTCTCTGCTGCCTGGATCCACACACTGTCGCTCCAGTCTGAGAAGTTGTGGCTGccacaacacttaaactgaGAGGGAAAATAATGAGAAAATTGCAGTTAACACAGAATTTCATTATTAATCATGTCCAGTCTTACTAATGTTGCTCATTTTTTATTCGAgcctttttctgaaacaaattctCCTTTTCCACACCTCCTGATGTAGTTTGTCCACAGCCTGTGTGATGCTCTCCTCTCCTGGCTGCTGGTATTTCTGCTGCATGGTCACTTTCAGGTTCTGTTTGAGCTCCTCATCCAGCTGTGAGACAGGAGAAGCACCTTAGCACCTCCCATCAACAAAAATAGCTCCTGATCAAGTTTACTCCTTCCCCCGTAACATTCCTGTCTACCTGAGCAATACCCACAGATAACTCAAAATATATGAGCACAGATTCTGTGACCTCACTCCCTGGTTCTGATGAACACTCTTCAAATGACGTTGCAAATAAAAATAACCTCAACCTGTCAGAATTAAAACAGACTGATATGAAGGAAAAACACACTGCAGTAGATTACCTGGTAGCAGAAAGGGAAACACTGGAGCAAGAAAAAGGGAGGAAGAAAGATAGGCATGAGAAGGATGGGGGGAAAAATGGACAAATGAACATGCGCAGAAAAGCATGCAGAACACATTTCACAAAGGAGTGCAGCAACTGACTGGTTGTTagatttgaaattaaaatgatgCAAAGCTAGGAAATATACTTGAAAGGAAAGTAGAATTGATAAAATACACATAATGCAaccagaaagacaaaaaaaagacagatttgTAATTTCTGGGGTGAaatttaaatgataaatataTATAACCATAAAAAATACTAGAAGCTGTGCAAGTTATAGCGAAATAAACTGTATTTTACTATTGACTTTTGTCTCTATATACAAACAGATACAAATAGAAAGTATGGCACCACACCTCTTGGTAGTTAATGTATGCCAGAACACCAGCAATGATTTCCAGCAGGAAAATACAGAGCAACAAGATCAGATACTGTAGGCAGAGACATAACAAAAATGGCTATGAATAGAGTGAAATGCCATCATTTTGCACCATTTTGCAGAATATAATGTGACTGAACATATCCATGCATGGctacaaaacacaaacatcatACTTCAGAAAATAAGTGATTAAACGGTGGGAAAGGAAGGCGCTCATTATAAAGATTGCGGGCATGACCATAGAGATATACCACTGAGTCTGAGTGATATCCTCACAGaccctctgtctgtctgtctgtctgtctgtctgtctgtctgtctcacttACACACACTCTTAAGTCCAAGCAGCAGCTTGTGATGCCCTTCATTCCTCTGGCATGAGCCACACTCTATATCTAAACTCTTAAAGACACACTGTGCATGACTTTATCTGTTATATCTGACAGGCACGCCTGGCATAATGAGCTGCACTGAGTGCAGGCAGACGAGACAGAAGGTCACCAAGGATTAGCTTTCAATACACAACTTGGACTAGGCAGTGAGAGTGTATAAACATGGACCTAAGAGTGCCATGGTTTCTCATGTGAACTAATGAAAAAAGGCTTTCAGCTTCTGTAGAGTGAAGTGAAACGGCCaagaaaaatcagtttttctgTAACAGGCAGTATTTTGTGGGCGTGGTCACCATACCACAATCAAAAGACTCTTCATCTCGTTCAGCGTGGCACAGCAGCCGATTATACCGGTCACTATCACGATGACTCCAGCAGCTATCAGGATGTACGCCGAAGTTGCGTAGAAGCCGGAGCTGAGCAAACTGATGTAGTCACCCTTTTCCACCAGAGTCCACACACCCACCGCCAACACAGCCCCACCTGCCAGCTGACAGAACATACCGTTACCAGCTCAATTCAAACCAgatgctcatagtgagaatGCAGCACATAAGTTATAACTTTGCTCCTAAAATGTGATCACGCTGGACAACgcctcattctttcactgtaagccCCGAGAGACTAGAACATCAGTCTGTTCTTAAAGCCTAAAGGAAATTGCAgttaataaagtaaaaataagtaaataaaaaagtttgtatgtttttttaaaaaatgtgtttgtgtacaaaAGAAGTCATCTTAATGTCTATGGCATTTTAAGCACAGCACAAATTTAATGTTGCAACTTTAAATCAATTACAACTGACTGAATTACTATGACATCATTCAAAAGTTGCTTTTGTAATCTAAAATTCAGTGAAAATCCTTGCACTTTTTTATTAACCTACCCAGAAAAGaacattgaaaagaaaaagaagatacTTCAGACAAATTGTCCCGCAGGCGTGCTTTTTTTCACGTCGAACTTCCATTCTGTTAAAAAAGGGGAATTATTAATGTTAGCAGTGTTCAAGCTGATACAATAAAGAAACAACCAAATATTAGATGGCACATCTCAGTCTCCCCCTAAAGGGATTACTACTGAGAGCAAAACTGCAGGCCATACCCCCCCACTGCAAGATTTACACAGATTTCTGTTCCTATCCTTTATAATGGAAAGCTGTATTAGTGTCATATGTGATGTAGTTATACATGCAGTTTATTTGTATATCAGTTTCCTCTTTCAGTTCCCTTTAGTTCCACCTTTGCTGTGGGTTGCAGAACAAACGGGCTTTTTGTGACAGCTATTGTTGAGATTGTACCTGACTCTTTGCACAGTAGCTCGAGGTGCTATAAGAGTGCAATGGAAAAGAGCTCAGAGATGAAATCAAATATGTTGTGGGGAAAACATACTTAACGTCCTGTGTCACATATCATCCAGCAGACAGACATACGTCCCCCGTTTCAGTAACATAATCCGATCGTCTCACTCTTCGGTGATTTCGTGTTAGCTTTTTACTCTTTTCTTCAGGCTCAAGTCAAATGTTCTTATTCTTGCCTAAACTGAACTTTCCTGGTGCTTCTATTTTGAGAGAAGTCATGACCCTGAGCATCATgggaaatgtttttcttttcttttttttatattttaaacacaaGTGAACATCTTTCTTTagaaacataaataaacaaagaacaGTTAAAAAGATAACACATATAAACCTGATTAAAATATACTTTTAAGACAATCTTAATGTGTAAGTACGACTGAAAACAATATCACCATGGTCATATTCAGAGTTATTTTTAACTCATTGTGTCATGGAAAAACTGCTCTCTGTTTTCACACAGACCAAAATACTCCTACCTGGTTTAGATGGTGGACCTCCCAAAGGATGTAGATTATCAGGGTAACGTCTTTTCAGAGTCCACCGACCTCAGCGTCCAACTGTCTTTGAAGGTTGAGCGCAACAGTGTAAGTTCTCAGCTGACAGTCACACTCGAGCCTCCCACTCAAGCGTCTGAGCGTCTGTCCTCTTTTGGCACAACAGGCTGCTCGCCCCTCCGCAAGCTGTACTTGTCTGCCCCCAGCTGGTTTCCCATGCATACGAGCTCTACTTGCTTTAAAGCATGCAGCTTAAAGGTTTAACTGATCTTTTTTTAAGACACATGACAAAACAGCAGTCATCAAAAATAGATTTTATTAGACATATCTGAAAGATGCATAAACCCAAAGGAAAACATTATTCTCTTCAGTAAACTTGTTCACAGAAAAATGCCTGACGTGACGTCACGACGTGATGATCTACTGTTGGTGTGGGATACAACATGGCTCCACTGAACCAAAGAAGAGACACCTGGAGGCAGTTTCAGTCTTTTCAAAAGCCTGTCCTCAACTGTTCATGTACAGCAACTTCTTTTAGGCGTGTTCTCAGTCAGTAGAAGTGCATCTTCACACTGGCGTTCATGCTGGGTTACCAACATCCTAAAATGTACAGAAACCGCAACATATGAGAAGAAAAATCTGTGATCTTACTGTAATATCAGAGGAAGTTCATCCAGCTACCAGTTTATTAGGTAATTAATAGATTAACAGTAGTGGAATCTATTATGGAATCTGAGATAGAATATATGTATGCTGAATTGCTTGCTACTCTGATTCCTTTGTCAATTTGTCAGATAAAACAACTACCatggcacatttaaaaaatgttacctAAGCCTCCCTCTGAATATTTGTgtgcataaaacaaacaaacaaaacaaaacaaaagacaacattTACACCCAGCACCTCCCTCTTCACATTTATTATTAGTCTTTAATAGGatgtttaaatttaaaagtCACAAATGGGCAAAGCTACAACAGAAAAGTACAGAAGGATTAtctgtaatataatataaatgctCCAGAGGATTTTCATAATGTGATTCtgtaaatcacaaaaatgtgatGCCATACCCTGCCAGGTGATTCATTAGCTCCTCTACGTTCAATCCATTCCTGGCACTGCACTCATAAAACAAAGCCTGATGTTGCTGTAtaacaaaaaaagactttattttatacatttgcGGCTTTCTAGTTTTAGAAATTTGGGTGAATAGTCTAATGCGCCTCACCTTTGCCAGTTTTTGACCCTCTTCTGTTTTCACTTCTCTACACTGATTATCTGCCAAGTCCAGCTTGTTCCCCAGCAGCATCAGTACAGCACCTTCACACATCTTCTCCTGAGACAAACATACAGCAG contains the following coding sequences:
- the cd151 gene encoding CD151 antigen isoform X1, with amino-acid sequence MEVRREKKHACGTICLKYLLFLFNVLFWLAGGAVLAVGVWTLVEKGDYISLLSSGFYATSAYILIAAGVIVIVTGIIGCCATLNEMKSLLIVYLILLLCIFLLEIIAGVLAYINYQECFPFCYQLDEELKQNLKVTMQQKYQQPGEESITQAVDKLHQEFKCCGSHNFSDWSDSVWIQAAENERLVPDSCCKTPGELCGRRDHPSNIYRVEGGCITKLEEFLLSQLYILGAVGIGIAFLQLLGMMFTCCLYWNLKEDPY
- the cd151 gene encoding CD151 antigen isoform X2; amino-acid sequence: MEVRREKKHACGTICLKYLLFLFNVLFWLAGGAVLAVGVWTLVEKGDYISLLSSGFYATSAYILIAAGVIVIVTGIIGCCATLNEMKSLLIVYLILLLCIFLLEIIAGVLAYINYQELDEELKQNLKVTMQQKYQQPGEESITQAVDKLHQEFKCCGSHNFSDWSDSVWIQAAENERLVPDSCCKTPGELCGRRDHPSNIYRVEGGCITKLEEFLLSQLYILGAVGIGIAFLQLLGMMFTCCLYWNLKEDPY
- the cd151 gene encoding CD151 antigen isoform X3, which produces MEVRREKKHACGTICLKYLLFLFNVLFWLAGGAVLAVGVWTLVEKGDYISLLSSGFYATSAYILIAAGVIVIVTGIIGCCATLNEMKSLLIVLDEELKQNLKVTMQQKYQQPGEESITQAVDKLHQEFKCCGSHNFSDWSDSVWIQAAENERLVPDSCCKTPGELCGRRDHPSNIYRVEGGCITKLEEFLLSQLYILGAVGIGIAFLQLLGMMFTCCLYWNLKEDPY